Proteins encoded within one genomic window of Spirulina major PCC 6313:
- a CDS encoding GumC family protein, whose translation MTSPLVKRFQVSLDRNKLLGVATSGFVLGLATVVALLPPKPPPNPEYAAAATLTYSNPPPTATETGRTLFEQGRTSISSPESLLTEQVVFDVVTELDIKNIERFVKKVEIKLPKKENDPPIIQIKFTDNREERAVRALELLLEAMVAQSRTVNTSRLRAQIAALEIRLAGAKEELQTAEQQFYQFMSRQGSSLVAAQDGSLFTAISTSQQQQRDLRFQLEGVTAQIDSIVGQLGLNPSQAALASALSADPIIANLRAQILQVETQLALRSRELRPEHPIMADLLKQKATFDQLLRERADEVVGTDGVFRAQVSEIRRDSSLDVTRQQLANQLVNLQTQKDGLTKQLTLAQQTEQQLRRDYERFPNQQLDKERLQQQLTLKKNFHDFLQAKLVDAQSAEAEAVGSLTIAQPPLAQLVPSTYSPPPGPLIIMSAGVVVAILAGAGVILVLGILDPHLYTAGEIRAVFGDRDVLVLGELPILNAPPYPEDLPLIQGSNAVYGDQYERFRSTLRRVAGPQGKVVLMTSVEENEGKSLTSYNLAIASAHAGQRTLLIEADLRSRSRVSSLNLAVDLDAVAEPLSYYGAAQSCTVLAPDVANLYVIPSAGPQRNAAMLLESSELLRLLQDARVRYDLVILDTPPLDHCNDALLLQPLTDGMVITTRPGVTQKKPLGMMLEQLLDAEIPIFGGVINGSEDVVATEPTPPGRDRTFLPTAPAAAPLPPDVPTPLARPRT comes from the coding sequence ATGACCTCCCCTCTTGTGAAACGGTTTCAAGTCAGTTTGGATCGGAATAAACTCTTGGGTGTGGCAACCAGTGGCTTTGTCTTGGGCTTGGCAACGGTGGTGGCCCTGTTACCGCCCAAACCACCCCCCAATCCTGAATATGCGGCGGCGGCAACCTTAACCTACAGCAACCCGCCCCCCACCGCCACAGAAACCGGCCGAACGTTGTTTGAACAGGGACGCACCTCCATCAGTAGCCCAGAATCCTTGCTGACGGAGCAGGTGGTGTTTGATGTGGTCACTGAATTGGACATCAAGAACATTGAGCGCTTTGTCAAAAAGGTTGAGATCAAGCTCCCGAAGAAAGAGAACGATCCGCCGATTATTCAAATCAAGTTCACTGATAATCGAGAAGAGCGGGCTGTGCGGGCCTTGGAACTCTTGCTAGAGGCGATGGTTGCTCAAAGCCGAACGGTGAATACGTCTCGCTTGCGGGCCCAGATTGCGGCGCTAGAAATTCGGCTGGCAGGGGCGAAAGAGGAGTTACAAACCGCAGAACAGCAGTTTTATCAATTTATGAGTCGGCAGGGGTCATCATTGGTGGCGGCCCAGGATGGAAGCTTATTCACGGCGATCAGTACTAGCCAGCAGCAACAGCGGGATCTGCGGTTTCAACTCGAAGGGGTGACGGCGCAGATTGATAGCATTGTGGGGCAATTGGGGTTAAACCCGTCCCAGGCGGCGTTGGCATCAGCGTTGAGTGCTGATCCGATTATTGCGAATTTGCGGGCGCAGATTTTGCAGGTGGAAACGCAGTTGGCGTTGCGATCGCGCGAACTCCGCCCGGAACATCCGATCATGGCGGACTTACTCAAACAAAAGGCCACCTTTGACCAACTGCTGCGAGAGCGGGCCGATGAAGTGGTGGGGACGGATGGCGTGTTTCGGGCCCAAGTCAGTGAAATTCGTCGCGACAGCAGTTTAGATGTGACGCGCCAACAGTTGGCCAATCAGTTGGTAAATCTGCAAACCCAAAAAGACGGTTTGACAAAACAGTTAACCCTCGCTCAACAGACGGAACAACAACTGCGCCGCGATTATGAACGGTTCCCCAATCAACAATTGGATAAAGAGCGACTCCAACAACAGTTAACCCTGAAGAAAAATTTTCACGATTTTCTCCAAGCGAAGTTAGTGGATGCCCAATCGGCAGAGGCGGAAGCGGTGGGCAGTTTAACGATCGCCCAGCCGCCCCTAGCGCAATTGGTGCCGAGTACCTATTCACCGCCGCCGGGCCCGCTGATTATCATGAGTGCGGGGGTTGTGGTGGCGATCTTGGCCGGGGCGGGGGTGATTTTGGTGTTGGGAATTCTTGACCCGCATCTGTATACGGCAGGTGAGATTCGGGCGGTGTTTGGCGATCGCGATGTGCTGGTGCTGGGGGAATTGCCGATCTTGAATGCTCCCCCCTACCCGGAAGATCTGCCGCTGATCCAGGGATCGAATGCGGTGTATGGGGATCAATATGAGCGGTTTCGGAGTACGCTACGCCGCGTGGCAGGGCCGCAGGGCAAGGTGGTGTTGATGACCAGTGTGGAGGAAAACGAGGGCAAAAGTCTGACATCGTATAATTTGGCGATCGCATCGGCCCACGCCGGTCAGCGCACGTTGTTAATTGAGGCAGATTTGCGATCGCGCTCCCGCGTGTCCTCCCTTAACTTGGCGGTGGATCTCGATGCCGTGGCGGAACCTCTCAGCTACTATGGGGCAGCCCAGTCCTGTACCGTCCTCGCTCCGGATGTGGCCAATCTCTACGTCATCCCCAGCGCGGGCCCCCAACGCAATGCTGCGATGCTCCTCGAATCCAGCGAACTACTGCGCCTCCTCCAAGATGCGCGGGTGCGGTATGATTTGGTGATTCTCGACACGCCCCCCCTCGACCATTGCAACGATGCGCTGCTGCTCCAACCCCTCACCGATGGCATGGTGATCACGACGCGGCCTGGGGTGACCCAGAAAAAACCCTTGGGGATGATGTTGGAACAGTTGCTCGATGCGGAAATTCCGATTTTTGGCGGGGTGATTAATGGCAGTGAAGATGTGGTGGCCACGGAACCGACTCCACCCGGACGCGATCGCACCTTCTTGCCCACTGCACCGGCCGCCGCCCCTCTCCCGCCCGATGTCCCAACGCCCTTAGCACGGCCCCGCACCTGA
- a CDS encoding allophanate hydrolase-related protein, with translation MTDTILLAVNGTLMRGLELNGNLLAVNATFVRETTTEPCYRLWTIGDRHPAMQRVAQGGVAVAVELWAVPAAGIAQILQQEPPGLSVGKVRLVDGEEVLGVVGEAICCEQGREITEYGGWRAYCAART, from the coding sequence ATGACCGACACCATTTTATTAGCCGTCAATGGCACGCTGATGCGAGGTTTAGAACTTAATGGCAATCTCCTCGCAGTCAATGCCACCTTTGTCCGCGAAACGACAACGGAACCCTGTTACCGCCTTTGGACGATTGGCGATCGCCATCCTGCCATGCAGCGCGTTGCCCAAGGGGGCGTTGCGGTAGCCGTCGAACTGTGGGCCGTTCCTGCCGCTGGGATTGCACAGATTTTGCAGCAGGAACCCCCAGGATTATCTGTGGGAAAGGTGCGCCTCGTGGATGGTGAAGAGGTGTTAGGCGTAGTGGGAGAAGCGATCTGCTGTGAGCAGGGACGGGAGATTACGGAATACGGGGGATGGCGTGCCTATTGTGCCGCTCGCACCTAG
- a CDS encoding Mo-dependent nitrogenase C-terminal domain-containing protein, whose amino-acid sequence MLNSTHSLPSSHPRFAPLQPVRTWLQSMAIANATMARRLCTVIPNQCPFAREIRILGRKVAQIPPLCKLNPLYPELMELRFRALCYLADECNEDISAYC is encoded by the coding sequence ATGTTGAACTCAACCCACTCGTTACCATCATCCCACCCTCGCTTTGCACCCTTGCAACCCGTGCGCACTTGGCTTCAGAGTATGGCGATCGCCAACGCAACCATGGCCCGCCGCCTCTGTACCGTAATCCCCAATCAATGCCCCTTCGCCCGTGAAATCCGGATCTTAGGCCGCAAAGTCGCACAAATCCCGCCTTTGTGCAAACTCAACCCCCTCTACCCCGAATTGATGGAACTCCGGTTCCGCGCTCTCTGTTACTTAGCCGATGAATGCAATGAAGACATCAGCGCCTATTGCTAA
- a CDS encoding PAS domain-containing protein — protein sequence MQPFSQGLAALNTLFASEGHSSTQIAVTQNEDLAFKLLLGMPVPMLVARLADREVLYRNDHFDQVFGVVQTKTYLDMYFNPSAWQVIQQALLQCHFLSNYELELRRPDGDSLCAVVSLQLLQHQGEDLVLGTFLDTTYPRAIEQALQANQRRLVAITNHLPGLIYRLCLTTQRLEFMSEGGEGLTGYRTRDFTHDRSITLRDLIHPEDRVQVQRMLEAALEQQVSYRMDYRMVTRTGEQKWVCDQGYGVVTPQGNVAIEGLITEITDQKRAEEERQLLQELSQMIGEAADLETALQGVLARVCETTGWALGEVWCPGPSGQVLELHPAWYRSASLRHAQEFRIYSGDFRFARGVGLPGRVWQLEKPQWFPDVSLDPTFVRSQLALRCGLRSGFGVPIIAEGTVVAVLVFFTMEARLRDPRLLDLINAIATQLSGMIRRKQAIDDALHSQLALQESQRQLTSLIDALPGVFFRASAQVDWPMLYLSEGCYGITGYTSAELIASGFHSFNELIHPDDRTRILQAIRRALAQRKRYNLEYRIITKTGEERWVWERGHGVYDEAGELGMIEGLITDINDRHQMERALRNSETEQRVLMSAMSDVICVFDRQGRCLRSQIPPTLTPFFAPLGTPPTAPVATLLNAPQIAAHQAAIAFVLTHQTPQVDLELTLSHAGQNRWFAANISPLDCDRVIWVARDITLWKAAEAERQTHLGELEALFAAMTDLILVLSADGTYLKIAPTNTALLYRPADVLLGQSITDIFPPDLAALFLRTIDQVLATGETLHDLEYCLNMGDRSIWFVATVSPTREHTVVWVARDITTTKLAQQALAEAEQNYRSIFENALEGIFQTSPDGIYLSANPALARIYGYPSPMELISSLTDIGHQLYVDPQQREEFQDVMQKQGVVIGFESQVYRKDGTVIWISENARAVRDERGNILRYEGMVMDITNQKAVEAELHRRAFYDPLTQLPNRALFQLRLNEAIARSQTSAADVDSELYHFAVLFLDLDRFKVVNDSLGHLVGDQLLIAIARRIEDCLRTDDIVARLGGDEFTILLDAIEDINTATRIAERIETALRAPFDLNGYQVFTGASIGIVLSGNLNVSETEWEGQTAEELLRDADTALYQAKARGKGRYELFTPTMHDKAMSQMKLETELRQAIEAQLFQLHYQPIINLKTGMIQGLDALLYWHHPQQGLIPALEHWQQVEETGQWLAMTHWMISTVCEHLQQWELTTDIFVHIHCSARQYGHPEFLKQLDTICAQTQVKPSQLRLAVTDGFWEHQTAGWHEQLTALRDRNIRLCITEFGTSHTSLHRLQQSPIQSFKLDPVLIQELGDPGETRETLRILIILAHQFHLDVIASHVTTAQQVEILRELNCDFVHGPLFAETFDAVAMKHLLHQSPPLML from the coding sequence GTGCAACCTTTTAGTCAGGGTCTGGCTGCTTTGAATACATTATTTGCATCAGAGGGACATTCATCGACCCAGATTGCCGTCACCCAAAACGAGGATCTGGCTTTTAAGCTGTTGTTGGGGATGCCCGTGCCGATGCTGGTGGCGCGACTGGCAGACCGAGAGGTGCTGTATCGTAATGACCATTTTGATCAGGTGTTTGGGGTTGTCCAGACTAAAACTTACTTGGACATGTATTTTAATCCCAGTGCCTGGCAGGTGATTCAGCAGGCGTTGTTGCAGTGTCATTTCCTCTCCAATTATGAACTGGAATTGCGGCGGCCGGATGGAGACTCGTTATGTGCGGTGGTGTCGTTACAGTTGTTGCAGCACCAGGGCGAAGATCTGGTGTTGGGGACGTTTTTGGATACGACGTATCCACGGGCGATTGAGCAGGCGTTACAGGCTAATCAACGGCGTTTGGTGGCGATTACGAACCATCTGCCGGGTTTGATCTATCGCCTCTGTCTCACGACGCAACGGCTGGAGTTTATGAGTGAGGGGGGAGAGGGGTTGACGGGGTATCGGACGCGAGATTTTACCCACGATCGCAGCATCACGTTGAGGGATTTGATCCATCCGGAGGATCGCGTCCAAGTGCAGCGGATGCTTGAGGCGGCGTTAGAGCAGCAGGTGTCCTATCGGATGGACTATCGCATGGTGACGCGCACGGGAGAGCAAAAATGGGTGTGTGACCAGGGGTATGGGGTTGTGACTCCTCAGGGCAATGTGGCGATCGAGGGGTTAATCACGGAGATCACTGACCAAAAGCGGGCGGAGGAGGAGCGCCAACTGTTGCAGGAACTGAGCCAGATGATTGGCGAGGCGGCGGATTTAGAAACGGCGTTGCAGGGGGTGTTGGCGCGGGTCTGTGAGACGACGGGGTGGGCGTTGGGGGAGGTGTGGTGTCCGGGGCCGTCGGGGCAGGTGTTGGAGTTGCATCCGGCTTGGTATCGGAGTGCGTCGTTGCGCCATGCCCAGGAGTTTCGCATTTACAGTGGGGATTTTCGGTTTGCGCGGGGGGTGGGGTTACCGGGGCGGGTCTGGCAGTTGGAGAAGCCCCAGTGGTTTCCGGATGTGTCCCTTGATCCGACGTTTGTGCGATCGCAACTCGCCCTGCGTTGTGGGTTGCGATCGGGGTTTGGTGTGCCGATTATTGCCGAGGGGACGGTGGTGGCGGTGCTGGTGTTTTTCACGATGGAAGCGCGGTTACGTGACCCGCGCCTGTTGGATCTGATTAATGCGATCGCCACTCAACTCAGTGGCATGATTCGCCGCAAACAGGCCATTGACGACGCGCTCCACTCCCAGCTTGCCCTCCAAGAAAGCCAACGCCAACTGACGAGCCTCATTGATGCCTTGCCGGGAGTCTTTTTTCGTGCTTCGGCCCAGGTAGATTGGCCGATGCTCTACCTCAGTGAAGGCTGTTACGGCATCACGGGCTACACCAGTGCTGAATTAATTGCCAGTGGGTTTCATTCGTTTAATGAGTTGATCCACCCCGACGATCGCACGCGGATTCTCCAGGCGATTCGCCGGGCCTTAGCCCAACGGAAACGCTACAACCTGGAATATCGGATCATCACCAAAACGGGGGAAGAGCGTTGGGTGTGGGAGCGGGGCCATGGGGTCTATGATGAGGCGGGCGAGTTGGGGATGATTGAGGGGCTAATCACCGATATTAACGATCGCCACCAGATGGAACGGGCGTTACGCAATTCGGAAACCGAGCAGCGGGTTTTGATGTCGGCGATGAGTGATGTGATCTGTGTGTTTGATCGCCAGGGGCGCTGCTTGCGATCGCAGATTCCCCCCACCTTAACCCCCTTCTTTGCGCCCCTCGGCACTCCCCCCACCGCCCCCGTTGCCACCCTCCTCAACGCCCCCCAAATCGCCGCGCACCAAGCAGCGATCGCCTTCGTCCTCACCCACCAAACCCCCCAAGTGGATCTCGAACTCACCCTCAGCCACGCCGGTCAAAACCGCTGGTTTGCCGCCAACATTTCACCCCTCGACTGCGATCGTGTCATTTGGGTGGCGCGGGACATCACCCTTTGGAAAGCCGCCGAAGCCGAACGCCAAACCCACCTAGGGGAACTCGAAGCCCTCTTTGCGGCCATGACCGATCTAATCCTCGTGCTCAGCGCCGATGGAACATATTTAAAAATAGCCCCCACCAATACCGCCTTGCTCTACCGCCCCGCCGATGTCTTACTCGGACAGTCGATCACCGATATTTTCCCCCCCGACCTCGCCGCTCTCTTTCTCCGCACCATCGATCAGGTGCTCGCCACCGGTGAGACCTTACACGATCTGGAATATTGTTTGAACATGGGCGATCGCTCCATCTGGTTTGTCGCCACCGTATCCCCCACCCGTGAACATACCGTCGTCTGGGTGGCCCGCGACATCACCACCACCAAACTCGCCCAACAGGCCCTCGCCGAAGCCGAACAAAACTATCGCAGTATTTTTGAAAATGCCCTCGAAGGGATCTTCCAGACCTCCCCCGATGGCATCTACCTCAGCGCCAACCCCGCCTTGGCCCGCATCTATGGCTACCCTTCCCCAATGGAGTTAATCAGTTCCCTCACCGACATCGGCCATCAGCTTTACGTTGACCCCCAGCAGCGGGAAGAATTTCAAGATGTGATGCAAAAACAGGGGGTCGTGATTGGGTTTGAATCCCAGGTCTACCGCAAAGATGGCACGGTGATTTGGATTTCAGAAAATGCGCGGGCCGTGCGGGATGAACGGGGGAATATTCTCCGCTACGAAGGGATGGTGATGGACATTACCAACCAGAAAGCCGTCGAAGCCGAACTGCATCGCCGCGCCTTTTATGACCCCCTCACCCAATTGCCCAACCGGGCTTTGTTTCAACTGCGCCTCAATGAAGCGATCGCCCGTAGCCAAACCTCTGCGGCCGATGTTGATAGCGAACTGTATCATTTTGCGGTCTTATTCTTAGACCTCGATCGCTTCAAAGTGGTTAACGACAGCTTGGGGCATTTGGTGGGGGATCAACTCCTGATCGCCATTGCTCGCCGCATTGAAGACTGTTTACGCACCGATGACATTGTGGCCCGACTCGGCGGCGATGAATTTACGATTTTGCTCGATGCGATCGAAGACATCAACACCGCCACCCGCATCGCCGAGCGCATTGAAACCGCCCTCCGCGCCCCGTTTGATCTCAACGGCTATCAAGTCTTCACCGGGGCCAGCATTGGGATTGTGCTCAGTGGTAATCTCAACGTGTCGGAAACGGAATGGGAAGGGCAAACGGCAGAAGAACTCCTGCGCGATGCGGATACCGCCCTCTACCAAGCCAAAGCACGGGGCAAAGGTCGGTATGAACTGTTCACGCCCACGATGCACGACAAAGCCATGAGTCAAATGAAGTTGGAAACGGAACTCCGCCAAGCCATTGAAGCTCAACTCTTCCAACTGCACTATCAGCCCATTATTAACCTGAAAACTGGGATGATTCAGGGTCTAGATGCCTTGCTCTATTGGCATCACCCGCAGCAGGGTTTGATTCCGGCCCTTGAGCATTGGCAACAGGTGGAGGAAACGGGCCAATGGTTGGCGATGACCCACTGGATGATCTCCACCGTCTGTGAGCATCTGCAACAGTGGGAATTAACCACCGATATTTTTGTCCATATCCATTGTTCGGCGCGGCAATATGGTCATCCTGAGTTTTTAAAGCAGCTCGACACCATTTGTGCGCAAACCCAGGTGAAGCCGAGTCAGCTTCGGTTGGCCGTGACCGATGGGTTTTGGGAGCATCAGACAGCAGGATGGCATGAGCAGTTAACCGCCCTGCGCGATCGCAATATTCGCCTCTGCATTACGGAATTTGGCACGAGTCATACGAGTTTGCATCGTTTACAACAGTCACCCATCCAGAGCTTTAAGCTCGACCCCGTTTTAATTCAAGAGCTTGGCGACCCAGGGGAAACCCGCGAAACCCTCCGCATTTTGATTATTTTGGCCCATCAGTTTCACCTTGATGTGATCGCCTCCCATGTCACCACCGCCCAACAGGTGGAAATTTTGCGGGAGTTGAATTGTGATTTTGTCCATGGCCCCCTCTTTGCGGAAACCTTTGATGCCGTGGCGATGAAGCACCTGCTCCACCAGTCCCCGCCCTTAATGCTGTGA
- a CDS encoding ABC transporter permease subunit, whose product MRMLWPFNSSRWTPYLFLFPALFLLTLTVFFPALQAFALSFTRYEYDITQTPVWIGWENFQRLSQDAVFWQTLGNTLIYLVGVVPVLVFLPLGLAILVNQKLKGIHWFRMAFYAPVVISMVVAGIAWNALYSSNGLLNQLLQGLGFSSQIPWLTSPNWSIWSVMVVTVWKGLGYYMVIYLAGLQGIPNDLYEAAALDGSTGLRQHWDITVPLMRPYLVLVTVISSISAMKVFEEIYIMTQGGPLNSSKTVVYYLYEQAFQNLEISYACTIGLVLFLVIFSLSLVNLKISQGRESWQNVQR is encoded by the coding sequence ATGCGAATGCTGTGGCCCTTTAATTCATCTCGATGGACTCCCTATCTTTTTTTATTTCCTGCCCTCTTTTTACTGACATTAACAGTCTTTTTTCCAGCCCTCCAAGCCTTTGCCCTCAGCTTTACCCGCTACGAATATGACATCACCCAAACCCCCGTATGGATCGGCTGGGAAAATTTTCAACGCTTGAGTCAAGATGCCGTTTTTTGGCAGACCCTAGGGAATACACTGATTTATCTGGTGGGGGTTGTGCCTGTCCTCGTGTTTTTACCGTTAGGACTAGCCATCTTGGTCAATCAGAAACTCAAGGGAATTCACTGGTTTCGGATGGCCTTCTACGCGCCAGTGGTGATTTCCATGGTAGTGGCTGGGATTGCCTGGAATGCCCTGTACTCATCTAATGGACTGCTCAATCAACTGCTGCAAGGCCTGGGATTTTCGAGCCAAATTCCTTGGTTAACGAGTCCAAATTGGTCAATCTGGAGTGTGATGGTGGTGACGGTTTGGAAAGGGTTGGGGTACTACATGGTGATCTATTTAGCCGGCTTACAAGGGATTCCCAATGATCTCTACGAAGCGGCTGCCTTGGATGGTTCAACAGGATTACGTCAGCATTGGGATATTACTGTACCTTTGATGCGGCCATACCTGGTTTTGGTGACGGTCATTTCTTCAATTTCGGCGATGAAAGTGTTTGAAGAAATCTACATCATGACCCAGGGAGGGCCGTTGAATAGCTCAAAAACGGTGGTGTATTACCTCTATGAACAGGCGTTTCAAAATTTGGAAATCAGCTATGCCTGTACGATTGGTTTAGTCTTGTTTTTGGTAATTTTTAGCCTATCTTTAGTGAATTTGAAAATTTCCCAGGGCCGCGAGTCTTGGCAGAATGTGCAGCGTTAG
- a CDS encoding phage holin family protein has translation MVQFLVTWLVSAAAVLLTVWLIPGLSMAGLTSALIAAPVFGIVNAVVKPILVLFTLPLTVLSLGLFLLVVNAIAFGLVGYLTPGFTVAGFFPALFGSLALSFISSLLNSLLQSDDETALTSR, from the coding sequence ATGGTGCAATTTTTAGTCACGTGGTTAGTTTCAGCGGCAGCGGTGCTTTTAACCGTGTGGTTGATTCCCGGTTTGAGCATGGCGGGGTTGACCTCTGCGTTGATTGCGGCTCCGGTGTTTGGGATTGTGAATGCAGTGGTGAAGCCGATTTTGGTGTTGTTCACCCTGCCGCTGACGGTGCTGTCGTTGGGTTTGTTTTTGCTGGTGGTGAATGCGATCGCCTTTGGTTTAGTGGGTTATCTCACCCCCGGCTTTACCGTGGCGGGCTTTTTCCCGGCGCTCTTCGGGTCCCTGGCGCTCTCGTTTATTTCCAGTTTGTTGAATAGTCTGCTGCAATCCGACGACGAAACCGCCCTCACCTCACGCTAA
- a CDS encoding type II toxin-antitoxin system RelE/ParE family toxin: MSRYVINVLASQDLNAIADYFTENSIEAGERFFQAFNRKCQQLVAFPNSGKSYESIRPGLRGLSFEKYIIFYRILNNGIEILRVVSGRQDFPSMFAESS, translated from the coding sequence ATGAGCCGCTACGTTATCAATGTCCTTGCCAGTCAAGACCTCAACGCAATTGCTGACTACTTTACAGAAAATAGTATTGAAGCGGGGGAGCGATTCTTTCAGGCATTTAACCGCAAATGTCAACAACTTGTTGCCTTCCCAAACAGTGGAAAGAGCTATGAATCTATCCGTCCTGGGTTGCGAGGGCTATCTTTTGAGAAATACATTATTTTTTACAGAATTCTCAACAATGGGATTGAAATTCTCAGAGTTGTCAGCGGACGGCAGGATTTTCCATCCATGTTTGCGGAGTCTAGTTAG
- a CDS encoding ribbon-helix-helix domain-containing protein has protein sequence MNINLTPDQERFIQTKLQTGKYRSAEEVLEIALRLLDEYDRAEAEWVEDIRAKIDAAVETSEHTAPVDGETFVNGILERFQ, from the coding sequence ATGAACATTAATCTCACACCTGACCAAGAACGCTTTATTCAAACCAAGCTGCAAACAGGTAAATACCGCTCTGCCGAAGAAGTATTGGAGATTGCATTACGGCTATTGGATGAATACGATCGCGCCGAAGCTGAATGGGTTGAAGACATTCGAGCCAAAATTGATGCAGCGGTTGAAACCTCAGAGCATACCGCTCCAGTGGATGGCGAAACGTTTGTTAACGGCATTCTGGAACGGTTCCAGTAA
- a CDS encoding Uma2 family endonuclease, giving the protein MIPWGTTIVDLNRYPAPDLVVAIAASSLLDDQGNKRALYEVLGVKEYWVVDVQAIAMLAYALTPQGSQRLDVSKVLNGLPMAVLTTALERSRQQDQGQVGAWLLREFSGS; this is encoded by the coding sequence ATGATTCCTTGGGGCACAACGATTGTGGATTTAAATCGCTATCCTGCGCCGGATTTGGTGGTTGCGATCGCGGCTAGTTCGTTGTTGGATGATCAGGGCAATAAGCGTGCTTTGTATGAGGTACTGGGTGTCAAAGAATATTGGGTTGTGGATGTCCAGGCGATCGCTATGTTAGCCTATGCCCTCACCCCCCAGGGTAGCCAGCGGCTGGATGTGTCAAAGGTTTTAAATGGCTTGCCGATGGCGGTGCTGACCACAGCATTGGAGCGCAGTCGGCAGCAGGATCAAGGACAGGTGGGCGCTTGGCTGTTACGGGAGTTTTCGGGGTCATAG